The following nucleotide sequence is from Sebaldella sp. S0638.
TTATTATTAACTTCTATTTATAATTGAAAAAAATCTGTAGACCATAATTTTTCACAAATTCTTTGAACTAATTTTGCTCTTTCCTCTACATCCTTACGTTTAAATTTCAAATGTGCTTTAAATTCAAGTTCTATGATTTCCTTAGAATTAGTAAAATTAGGATTTTTAATGTAACAATTAGGGTGTAAACTTTGAGCATAAGTATTTTCTTTTTGGTAATGTTCTAACTTATCTTCATATTTATCACTACTAAAAGATTGATTAGTTCCTTTAGGTAAAAGAATTAGCGCTCCTATTGAATTCCTTATAGTTTGAAATTCCTCGTTTTGATC
It contains:
- a CDS encoding DUF1524 domain-containing protein, whose product is MFNIIKLIRNNDLKTLGENLIHEINGISEDWSGIQNFRLHKMNRKFVKHLLSRISSYIDFLTKKEILYTTYQQPNGAPYEIEHIWANKFDEHSDEFDQNEEFQTIRNSIGALILLPKGTNQSFSSDKYEDKLEHYQKENTYAQSLHPNCYIKNPNFTNSKEIIELEFKAHLKFKRKDVEERAKLVQRICEKLWSTDFFQL